One genomic window of Gavia stellata isolate bGavSte3 chromosome 7, bGavSte3.hap2, whole genome shotgun sequence includes the following:
- the LOC104264892 gene encoding cholesterol 24-hydroxylase has protein sequence MEALGAAGGLLLALSLLACGLYCGYVKYIHAKYDHIPGVPRESFLFGHLPIFWRMLRKQEFMHDLFLQWAEKYGPIVRLNAFHRVTVLILSPEGVKKFLMSPQYPKDRLVYGRIFNIFGERFLGNGLVTVCNHEHWHKQRKIMDPAFSRTYLIGLMETFNEKAEELMEKLKEKADGKKEFSMLTMMNRVTMDIIAKVAFGLELNALSDDQTPFPHAVTMVLEGMTKTRIPLVQYMPGKQKLVKEVKESVRLLRRVGKECIDQRREAIQNGKEATRDILTQILKGDALEETRDDESILDNFITFFVAGHETTANQLSFTVMALAQHPEILERLQAEVDEVLGAKRDIDYEDLGKLTYLSQVLKESLRLYPPVPGTVRWMEKEHVIDGVRIPANTTLVFSTYIMGRMERYFKDPLTFNPDRFSKDAPKPYYCYFPFSLGPRSCIGQVFAQMEAKVVMAKLLQRFEFQLVPGQSFKLLDAGTFRPLDGVMCKLKPRSPARGCQV, from the exons ATGGAGGCgctgggggcggcggggggcctCCTGCTGGCGCTCTCCCTCCTGGCCTGCGGCCTGTACTGCGGCTACGTCAAGTACATCCACGCGAAGTACGACCACATCCCCGGCGTCCCGCGGGAGAG ctttttattTGGACATCTGCCAATCTTTTGGCGAATGCTGAGGAAACAGGAGTTTATGCATGATCTCTTCCTGCAGTG GGCAGAGAAATACGGACCTATTGTACGGCTTAATGCCTTTCACAGAGTCACAGTATTGATTCTGAGTCCTGAAGGAGTGAAG AAATTCTTGATGTCACCACAGTACCCAAAGGATCGGCTGGTGTACGGTCGTATCTTCAACATATTTGGTGAGAG GTTTCTAGGGAATGGCTTGGTAACTGTTTGCAACCATGAGCATTGGCACAAGCAGCGGAAGATAATGGATCCAGCTTTCAGCCGAAC CTACCTGATTGGTCTGATGGaaacttttaatgaaaaagcagaggagctgatggagaagctaaaggaaaaggcagatggaaaaaaagagtttagcATGCTGACGATGATGAACCGGGTGACTATGGATATCATTGCAAAG GTAGCTTTTGGTTTGGAATTAAATGCACTGAGTGATGACCAGACACCTTTCCCGCACGCTGTGACCATGGTTTTGGAGGGAATGACCAAGACACGCATCCCCCTCGTGCAG TACATGCCAGGGAAACAGAAGCTGGTAAAGGAGGTCAAGGAGAGTGTGAGGCTGCTGCGGCGTGTGGGGAAGGAGTGCATTGACCAGAGGAGAGAGGCCATCCAGAATGGGAAGGAAGCCACACGGGATATTCTTACGCAGATACTGAAAGGAGATG CTCTGGAGGAAACTAGAGATGATGAAAGCATTCTGGATAACTTTATCACTTTCTTTGTTGCGG GTCATGAAACGACGGCCAATCAGTTGTCATTTACAGTAATGGCACTGGCTCAGCATCCTGAAATACTGGAAAG GCTTCAGGCCGAAGTGGATGAAGTTCTTGGTGCCAAGAGAGACATTGACTATGAGGATCTTGGCAAACTAACCTACTTATCACAG GTTTTGAAGGAATCACTGCGGCTGTACCCGCCTGTCCCGGGGACAGTACGCTGGATGGAGAAGGAGCACGTCATCGATGGCGTCAGAATTCCTGCAAACACAACGCTCGTT TTCAGCACTTATATAATGGGAAGGATGGAAAGGTATTTCAAGGATCCACTCACTTTCAATCCAGACCGATTTAGCAAAGATGCACCTAA gcCATATTACTGCTATTTTCCATTCTCCCTGGGACCCCGATCCTGCATTGGGCAGGTATTTGCACAG ATGGAGGCGAAAGTGGTGATGGCAAAATTGCTGCAGAGGTTTGAATTCCAGCTGGTACCAGGGCAGAGTTTTAAACTCTTGGATGCTGGAACCTTTAGGCCACTAGATGGAGTAATGTGTAAATTAAAGCCAAGGAGCCCTGCAAGAGGCTGCCAGGTGTGA
- the LOC104251737 gene encoding extracellular tyrosine-protein kinase PKDCC — MAAAAAGRARRGARLSAAALLALLALALLALLALTARRRGGGGGEGQPGAPPPPLLPLPPGLREELRQRRRDLRRLAAAAGGGGEAAAGGLGCGDLSLATGVSVLGWGFTKVVARAALAGGGAVALKSVHGAGREVRQCVQRYGAPAGCRRLAAYKLLKEVTLLQRLQHPGIVQLHGQCYDSSGDPEIRVTAMLELGSPLEMIQLLQTPWEERFKICLSLVKLLFYLAHSPLGSIVLLDFQPRQFVMVDGNLKVTDMDDASTEELSCKEDNDCTLDFPTKSFPLKCSAVGKCEGINEKKNLFNAYRYFFTYLLPHSAPPALQPFLSDILNATGDLRYGINATLKAFEKVLHLYKSGLYLQKRPLLLKDYISLKGFRTVEGEDYKCWPSYSHLGCLLSVHSAEEAAAICNAQSQCQSFIITQRRTWTGRPLASFQSSLTDLIPDANAVVYIKRSASSGERL; from the exons atggcggcggcggcggcggggcgggcgcggcggggcgcccGGCTGAGCGCGGCGGcgctgctggcgctgctggcCCTGGcgctgctggcgctgctggcGCTGACGGCTCGccgccgcggcggtggcggcggcgaggggcagccgggcgccccgccgccgccgctgctgccgctgccgccgggctTGCGGGAGGAgctgcggcagcggcggcgcgaCCTGCGGcgcctggcggcggcggcgggcggcggcggggaggcggcggcgggcgggctggGCTGCGGCGACCTGAGCCTGGCGACGGGCGTCAGcgtgctgggctggggcttCACCAAGGTGGTGGCGCGGGCGGCGctggcgggcggcggcgccgtCGCCCTCAAGTCGGTGCACGGGGCGGGCCGGGAGGTGCGGCAGTGCGTGCAGCGGTACGGGGCGCCGGCGGGCTGCCGCCGCCTGGCCGCCTACAAGCTGCTGAAGGAGGTGACGCTGCTGCAGCGCCTGCAGCATCCCGGCATCGTCCAG CTGCACGGTCAATGCTATGATAGCAGCGGCGATCCTGAAATACGGGTCACAGCTATGCTGGAGCTGGGATCCCCCCTGGAGATGATTCAGCTTCTGCAGACCCCCTGGGAGGAGAGATttaaa ATTTGCCTGAGTCTTGTGAAACTGCTGTTTTACTTGGCACATTCCCCCCTGGGTTCAATAGTCCTCTTGGATTTCCAGCCGAGGCAGTTTGTTATGGTGGATGGAAACCTAAAAGTGACAGACATGGATGATGCCAGCACTGAGGAACTGTCATGCAAGGAAGATAATGACTGCACACTCGACTTCCCTACAAAAAGCTTTCCTCTCAAATGCTCCGCAGTTGGGAAATGTGaaggaataaatgaaaagaagaatctTTTTAATGCCTATCG GTATTTTTTCACCTATCTTTTGCCACACTCTGCACCACCGGCTTTGCAACCCTTTTTGAGCGATATTCTGAATGCAACAG gTGATTTACGATACGGAATAAATGcaaccctgaaagcttttgaaaaggTTTTACATCTGTACAAGTCTGGGCTCTATCTGCAGAAAAGAcctcttcttttaaaag ACTACATCTCCCTAAAGGGCTTCCGAACGGTGGAAGGAGAAGACTACAAGTGCTGGCCCTCCTACAGCCACCTGGGATGCCTGCTCTCCGTTCACAGCGCTGAGGAAGCCGCCGCAATTTGTAACGCCCAGTCGCAGTGTCAAAGTTTTATCATCACCCAGCGGCGGACGTGGACAG gACGCCCACTCGCCTCATTTCAGAGTAGCCTGACTGATTTGATACCGGATGCTAACGCTGTAGTCTATATTAAACGATCGGCTTCCTCAGGGGAAAGACTTTAA